The sequence TGGTAGTAGCTATCAGCTCCCAAGATATCGCTGCTCAGAAGAAATTTGAAGAAGAGACCGCAACTGGCGTGATGTTTTTAAATGATAGCGAGTTTATGCTAGAGCGCGCGCTTGAATTGCCTGTATTTGCAGCTTCAAATGGGCATAAATTTTACTTTCGTCAAACACTTATCATAAAAGGTGGCAATATAAGGCGCGCATATATCGTTGATGAGCCTGAAAACGACGCCAAAAATATGTTGGAGAAGATAAAAAACGAAGACTACTAAGGATAGAAAATGGACAAAAATAGCAAGATCGAAAAGTCTTATGACGAGCTAACATATAAATCAGCGGCATTTGCGCAGTCATCACCCTATAAACTAGAGGCTTGCGCCACACTTCTTGGCATCAACCCGCCACCTTGCAAAAACGCAAAAGTTTTGGAGATAGGATGCAGTTTTGGTGGAAATTTGATCCCATTTGCTGTAAATAACGAGAACGCAAGAGTAGTTGGCATCGACCTTAGCGGCGAACAAATAAGGCGTGGTAAAGAGATCGTAAAAGAGATAGGACTACAAAATTTAGAGCTAATTCACGGCGATATCTGTGAATTTAAAAGTGATGAGAAATTTGACTACATCATCGCTCACGGCGTCTTTAGCTGGGTACCTGACTTTGTAAAAGATGCTATTTTAAGAGTCGTAAGAGAAAATTTAAGCCAAAACGGCGTGGCGTTTATCTCTTATAACACATACCCAGGCTGGAAGATAAAAGATGTCGTGCGTGATCTTATGCTGCTTGCCGCAAAAGACAAAGATAGCACTGAAGAGAGGCTAAAGGCAGCCAAAGAGGCACTTTTAATCTTTAAGGAAATTTTACTAGCCAAAGACAATGAAATATACGAGAAACAAATACCTCTCAAGGTACTTCTTTTTTGGATAGATAATATTCTTAGTAAAAGCGATTTTTACGTAGCTCATGAGTTTTTAGAAGAGATAAACGATCCATTTTACTTTAAAGACTTTAACGCCATGCTGGCTAAAAACGATCTTGCCTATCTTTGCGAATACGGACTTGAAGACCTTTTTGTGCCAGATCTTGGCATAGAGCATGTAGATAACTACAAAGATAGCAAATTTAAAGATAGGATCGATCTAGAGCAGTTTATGGATATACTTAGCAATAAGGTCTTTAGGCAAAGTCTCATCGTGCATGCTAAGGCTTATGAGAGCGTGGCTAATAAACAAATAGGACCAAGCGATGTAAATAAAATTCACGTCGTAGCCGACTTTGTAAAAAAAGATGATGGCTGGCATGATAAATTTTCTCTTATGCCTCAAGATATATCTTGGCTTTGCGAGGTCTTTTATAAGATGTATCCAGCAAGCATAAATCTCTCTCAAATTTTAGAGATTTTGCCAGAAGATAAGCTCATGGTTTATAGCGCTTTTGTAAGACTTTTAACTAACTCAGCAAGCGCGATGATAGTTAAAGATGAGCTAAAAGATATAGAGTATGCTCCAAATCACTCAAGGCTAAAGGCAAATTTAACCGGCTATATAAAGTACTTTTTAAACCACAAAGATAACGCAGACATTACCTTTGCAAACAAATTTGGTCTTACAGAACGTCTTGACAGGCTTGATTACTATATATTTTTACTACTTGATGGTAAAAATACTTTAGAAGAAATAACAGCTAAGAGTTTAAAATTTATAAAAGAAAACAGCATAAAAATATCTGATAAAAATGGCAAAGAGCTTAAAAATGACAAATTAGTCGCTCACTTAAAGGGCTACATCGTAGGCACAGCAAAGATAGCTAGCATGCTCTATCTGCTTGAGGAAATTTAAAATGAAAAAAATTCTTGCTCTTATATTTTGTATATTTCTAGCAGGTTGTGCTAGCAAGCCAAGCGTGAAAAATCTAAATCTTAAAAGCAGCCTAAACTACGGCGGCCAAGAGCTTGCAAAGATACTTGAGCAAGATGATGCAGTGGCATTTAGCAGCAACTTTCGTGAGGGAGTTTTCATCTATATAAGTAACGCTAAAGTCGCAAACTATCTTGGCGTAGTAAGAGCTGAGAGGCACGCTAAATTTAGCGTAAAAGAGCTAGGTAAAAACGATCTTTTGATAAAAAGCGTAAATGATCTAACGCAAAGCTTTGATGCCAGTTTAGAGCGAGCTAGAGAGCTAAAATGTGGCACTTTAGTGATCAGGCTAAAAGATAAATTTCAAGATTTAGAAGCGGCAAATAAATTTTTAGAGCAAAACGAGAGCGCATTTTTAAAGATGAGCAATGAGATAAGCTGCAAGTAGCCTTATCTGCCCTGCTCTATAAGCTTAAAAACTTCATCCTCTAAGCTCAAAGCATTTTTGCCAAAAGCTACGTAAAATGGGCTTTTTAGATCCGCTAGCTTGTAGCTTGGCTCGCATCTGTCGCTAGCGTTTAAGACCTTGCCACCGCTAAATTTCACTACCGCCTCGCCTGCAGCGTTGTCCCAAAGATAGCTAGGGCTAAATCTCACATATATCCCGCCAAGCTCGGCTAAACGGCAAAATTTAATGGCAGATCCGATGCATTTTTGCTCTAAATTTAAACTATCTCTTACAAGTTCAACCTTCTTCGTCTCGCCTCTTCTGCTTGAAAAGATGAAGTTATTTAAGCTTTTAGCTTTTTCATTTAGATCATCTCTTGCTACGACCTCATCATTAGCACCTAAAATTTCTTTAAAAGCGCCGTTTTCATCAGCGTAAAAAAGCTCTTTGCTAACTGGGATAAAAATGACGCCAAGTACCGGCCTAGCCTCTTTTATAAGCGCTATACAAACGCAAAATTCGCCATTTCTAGCTAAAAATTCTTTCGTGCCATCAAGGGGATCAACTAGCCAAAACTCGTCTTTGTCGCTATCTTGTAAGATGCTCTCTTCAGAGCAAATCTTTATCCCACTTTTGCTTAGCTCTTTTAGTATCACCTCATTTGCCGCTAGATCAGCGCTAGTTAGCGGCGAGCTGTCATCTTTTAGGCAGACTTTAAGCGCCTGGCTATTAGATGAGTAAAATTTCATTATCTCACCTCCAGCGCTGATGGCTGCCTTGATGGCTAAATTTAAAAGCTCGCTCATTTTGGTGTTCTGTTTGTCTCTCCGACGTAGAGCTGTCTTGGACGGACGATCTTTATAGTGTCTTGCTCTTTTAGCTCGATCCACTGGCTGATCCAGCCTGGCGTCC is a genomic window of Campylobacter concisus containing:
- a CDS encoding redoxin family protein, translating into MIKVPTSIYLRTLDGKEFDFSAFARTHDCVVFIYPKIGEDFELLSEQLQKTAGMKGCTKQAINYKKLLKEFNDLGFMVVAISSQDIAAQKKFEEETATGVMFLNDSEFMLERALELPVFAASNGHKFYFRQTLIIKGGNIRRAYIVDEPENDAKNMLEKIKNEDY
- a CDS encoding class I SAM-dependent methyltransferase; the encoded protein is MDKNSKIEKSYDELTYKSAAFAQSSPYKLEACATLLGINPPPCKNAKVLEIGCSFGGNLIPFAVNNENARVVGIDLSGEQIRRGKEIVKEIGLQNLELIHGDICEFKSDEKFDYIIAHGVFSWVPDFVKDAILRVVRENLSQNGVAFISYNTYPGWKIKDVVRDLMLLAAKDKDSTEERLKAAKEALLIFKEILLAKDNEIYEKQIPLKVLLFWIDNILSKSDFYVAHEFLEEINDPFYFKDFNAMLAKNDLAYLCEYGLEDLFVPDLGIEHVDNYKDSKFKDRIDLEQFMDILSNKVFRQSLIVHAKAYESVANKQIGPSDVNKIHVVADFVKKDDGWHDKFSLMPQDISWLCEVFYKMYPASINLSQILEILPEDKLMVYSAFVRLLTNSASAMIVKDELKDIEYAPNHSRLKANLTGYIKYFLNHKDNADITFANKFGLTERLDRLDYYIFLLLDGKNTLEEITAKSLKFIKENSIKISDKNGKELKNDKLVAHLKGYIVGTAKIASMLYLLEEI
- a CDS encoding damage-inducible protein, producing the protein MKKILALIFCIFLAGCASKPSVKNLNLKSSLNYGGQELAKILEQDDAVAFSSNFREGVFIYISNAKVANYLGVVRAERHAKFSVKELGKNDLLIKSVNDLTQSFDASLERARELKCGTLVIRLKDKFQDLEAANKFLEQNESAFLKMSNEISCK
- a CDS encoding 3'(2'),5'-bisphosphate nucleotidase CysQ family protein, giving the protein MSELLNLAIKAAISAGGEIMKFYSSNSQALKVCLKDDSSPLTSADLAANEVILKELSKSGIKICSEESILQDSDKDEFWLVDPLDGTKEFLARNGEFCVCIALIKEARPVLGVIFIPVSKELFYADENGAFKEILGANDEVVARDDLNEKAKSLNNFIFSSRRGETKKVELVRDSLNLEQKCIGSAIKFCRLAELGGIYVRFSPSYLWDNAAGEAVVKFSGGKVLNASDRCEPSYKLADLKSPFYVAFGKNALSLEDEVFKLIEQGR